A single region of the Nicotiana sylvestris chromosome 6, ASM39365v2, whole genome shotgun sequence genome encodes:
- the LOC104218261 gene encoding receptor-like kinase TMK3: MIMDFDSRGVVVVYLCTFAVILVNVVFCVTNPNDFKILNDFRNGLKNPELLQWPSKGNDPCGPPAWPHVFCSSDRVTQIQVQSLGLKGPLPQNLNELDKLQNLGLQKNGFSGKLPTFSGLSELKYAYLDWNQFDTIPADFFNGLSSVQVLALDNNPFNKSGWSIPIELQDSAQLTEFSCTSCNIVGPLPDFFGKLPSLTALKLSYNSLTGEIPESFRDSMIQILWLNNPINGGGMTGPIDIIGTMDELTSLWLQGNSFNGSIPDTIGDLASLKHLNLNGNKLVGLIPEGLANLDLEDLDLNNNMLMGPIPKFRAANATYSSNSFCQSTPGAPCAPQVNALLDLLDGWNYPSQLASKWTGNDPCAGSWFGITCNPKGQVTIVNLQKKNLTGALSPSLANLDSLLEVHLEGNSLHGPIPANLTELRFLRLLDLSGNNFDPPLPKFRDGVKVITDGNAHLVANVTVGTPSQSIGPFPPLSHSPKPSKELPLKSPSPSDNRPTLSGTPPSPEIRSGSSSDSNNKKTAIIVIVSAASAALILLVVVLAFKSRKKPKKAAGTTVIHPKDPFNKDDIVKITVLEDPMMYTAQSGTTNTSSGGTEGTQVIDGNLAISTQVLRKVTNNFAPENELGRGGFGVVYKGELEHGTHIAVKRMESAIINSKALDEFQAEIAVLSKVRHRHLVLLLGYSIEGNERLLVYEYMSKGALSRHLFRWKSLNLEPLSWVKRLNIALDVARGMEYLHNLAHQSFIHRDLKSSNILLDDGFRAKVSDFGLVKLAPDKERSVATRLAGTFGYLAPEYAVTGKVTTKIDVFSFGVVLMELVTGLAALDEQRSEETRYLVEWFWQIKSNKGNLIASVDPALDAKEDIHESICTMAELAGHCTARDPNHRPDMSHVVNVLGQLVETWKPFEESDKYEGIDYSLPLPEMLKDWQHEDTGDFTGTSQDSRGSIPAKPTGFADSFTSNDAR, from the exons ATGATTATGGATTTTGATTCCAGAGGAGTTGTTGTTGTATACTTATGTACATTTGCTGTAATTCTTGTAAATGTGGTTTTTTGTGTTACAAATCCGAATGATTTCAAGATTCTGAATGATTTCAGAAATGGATTAAAGAATCCTGAGCTCTTGCAATGGCCATCTAAGGGGAATGATCCATGTGGCCCTCCTGCATGGCCCCACGTGTTCTGTTCTAGTGACAGAGTGACTCAAATTCAGGTTCAGAGTTTAGGTTTAAAGGGTCCTTTACCTCAGAACTTGAATGAATTAGATAAGCTTCAAAATCTTGGCCTTCAGAAGAATGGTTTTAGTGGTAAATTACCTACTTTTAGTGGATTATCTGAGTTGAAATATGCTTATTTGGATTGGAATCAATTTGATACAATCCCTGCAGATTTCTTTAATGGTCTTAGCAGTGTTCAAGTTTTGGCTTTGGATAATAATCCATTTAATAAAAGTGGATGGTCTATTCCAATTGAGCTGCAAGATTCAGCCCAGCTCACAGAGTTTTCTTGCACGTCTTGCAATATAGTTGGACCATTGCCTGATTTTTTCGGAAAATTGCCTTCTCTTACTGCTTTAAAGCTGTCATATAATAGTTTAACAGGTGAGATACCGGAGAGTTTTCGTGATTCAATGATTCAGATCTTGTGGTTGAATAATCCAATTAATGGTGGTGGAATGACTGGTCCAATTGACATAATTGGTACTATGGACGAGCTTACGTCGTTATGGCTTCAGGGCAACAGTTTTAATGGATCTATTCCTGATACGATTGGTGATTTGGCTTCTTTGAAGCATCTTAATCTTAATGGAAATAAGCTCGTTGGTTTGATTCCGGAAGGATTGGCGAATCTAGACTTGGAAGACTTAGACTTGAACAATAATATGCTCATGGGTCCTATCCCAAAGTTTAGAGCTGCTAATGCTACATATTCCTCAAATTCTTTTTGTCAATCAACTCCTGGTGCTCCTTGTGCTCCTCAAGTTAATGCACTTTTAGATCTTCTTGATGGTTGGAATTATCCATCCCAGCTTGCTTCTAAATGGACTGGTAATGATCCGTGTGCAGGTTCGTGGTTTGGAATCACTTGCAATCCTAAAGGTCAGGTTACGATTGTTAATCTACAGAAAAAGAACCTTACAGGTGCGCTTAGTCCTTCACTTGCAAACTTGGATTCACTGCTTGAAGTTCACTTGGAAGGAAATAGTTTGCACGGTCCAATTCCAGCAAACTTAACGGAGCTCAGGTTTTTGAGATTGTTGGACTTAAGTGGCAATAATTTTGACCCTCCATTGCCAAAATTCAGGGATGGTGTGAAAGTCATTACAGATGGAAATGCTCATCTTGTTGCTAATGTAACTGTGGGCACTCCTTCTCAGAGTATTGGCCCATTTCCTCCATTGAGCCATAGTCCTAAACCAAGTAAGGAGTTACCACTGAAAAGCCCCTCACCTAGTGACaatcggccaacattatcaggtacACCACCTTCCCCAGAGATAAGGTCGGGATCAAGCTCAGACTCGAACAATAAGAAAACCGCTATCATTGTAATTGTGAGTGCAGCTTCTGCGGCCTTAATTCTTCTTGTGGTTGTTTTGGCTTTCAAGAGTAGGAAAAAACCAAAGAAGGCCGCTGGTACTACTGTTATTCACCCCAAAGACCCATTCAACAAAGATGACATTGTTAAGATTACGGTCTTAGAAGATCCTATGATGTACACTGCACAGAGTGGTACTACAAATACAAGTAGTGGTGGAACAGAAGGTACTCAAGTGATCGATGGAAACCTTGCCATTTCAACCCAGGTCCTTCGAAAGGTAACCAATAATTTTGCACCAGAAAATGAGCTTGGTCGTGGTGGCTTTGGAGTTGTTTACAAAGGTGAACTTGAACATGGAACTCATATTGCAGTGAAGAGAATGGAATCTGCGATTATCAATAGCAAGGCGTTGGATGAATTTCAGGCGGAAATAGCTGTGCTTTCTAAGGTTAGGCACCGCCATTTAGTTTTACTTTTGGGATACTCTATTGAAGGAAATGAGAGGCTTTTGGTGTACGAATATATGTCAAAGGGCGCTCTGAGTAGACATCTTTTCCGCTGGAAGAGCCTGAACTTAGAGCCTTTATCATGGGTTAAGAGACTCAATATTGCTCTAGATGTTGCTCGAGGGATGGAGTACCTTCATAATCTGGCACACCAGAGCTTCATACATCGTGACCTCAAATCATCAAACATTCTTCTAGATGATGGTTTTAGGGCAAAAGTTTCTGATTTTGGATTAGTGAAACTCGCCCCCGACAAAGAAAGGTCTGTTGCAACAAGGCTTGCTGGAACATTTGGATACCTTGCCCCTGAATATGCTG TAACCGGAAAAGTTACAACTAAAATCGATGTCTTCAGCTTTGGGGTGGTGTTGATGGAACTTGTGACTGGACTAGCCGCCCTTGATGAGCAACGTTCTGAGGAAACTCGATATCTAGTTGAGTGGTTTTGgcagataaaatcaaataaagGAAATCTCATTGCTTCCGTTGACCCAGCTCTTGATGCGAAGGAAGATATCCATGAGAGCATTTGCACTATGGCTGAATTAGCTGGACATTGCACCGCCAGAGATCCTAATCATAGGCCTGACATGTCACACGTTGTGAATGTGCTTGGCCAACTTGTTGAGACTTGGAAACCTTTTGAAGAATCGGACAAATATGAAGGAATTGACTACTCTCTACCTCTGCCAGAAATGTTGAAGGACTGGCAACATGAAGACACCGGAGATTTCACCGGTACTAGTCAGGATAGTCGAGGAAGCATTCCTGCCAAACCAACTGGATTTGCCGATTCATTTACCTCGAACGATGCTCGATAG